A genomic stretch from Thermomonospora umbrina includes:
- a CDS encoding DUF2207 domain-containing protein produces MRDMVWVVAIAVGIPLAIVCLALPAHAAPGESIPTYDVVLEIRPDGVLHVRETITYDFRGRGEHGIVRRVPYRIENRLYDIRNVRTSSSTGAPARARARKMLHEVHIDVGGERRRVGGRQAYVIEYDVVGVMTPHPGRVELRWDAVGAGWDVPIGEVSVRVEVPARPLRVGCRAGSRRHARGDPEATGLTRCGGGRDGPYAVDFTQGGLGPHESVLIVVRLPEGAVHAAPPRYARPHFTGSWLGYTALLVGLGVGPALLLPWARARRRPGRRVGAGPAGAGFLLVTVDVADDVLARGVWAASVGDLTLTGLGLLAAGSAMIFRSGRPGVTERAASEDQRA; encoded by the coding sequence ATGCGGGACATGGTCTGGGTCGTGGCGATCGCGGTCGGGATACCGCTGGCGATCGTCTGCCTCGCGCTGCCCGCGCACGCCGCGCCGGGCGAGAGCATCCCCACCTACGACGTCGTCCTGGAGATCCGCCCCGACGGCGTGCTGCACGTCCGCGAGACGATCACCTACGACTTCCGGGGCCGGGGCGAGCACGGCATCGTGCGCCGCGTCCCGTACCGGATCGAGAACCGGCTGTACGACATCCGCAACGTGCGCACCAGCAGCTCCACCGGCGCCCCCGCGAGGGCCAGGGCCCGGAAGATGCTGCACGAGGTGCACATCGACGTCGGCGGGGAGCGGCGCCGGGTCGGCGGGCGTCAGGCGTACGTGATCGAGTACGACGTCGTCGGCGTCATGACGCCGCACCCGGGGCGCGTCGAGCTGCGCTGGGACGCCGTCGGGGCGGGCTGGGACGTGCCGATCGGCGAGGTCTCGGTGCGGGTCGAGGTGCCCGCGCGGCCCCTGCGGGTCGGCTGCCGGGCCGGCTCCCGACGGCACGCGCGCGGCGATCCGGAGGCCACCGGCCTGACCCGCTGCGGAGGGGGCCGTGACGGTCCGTACGCCGTCGACTTCACCCAGGGAGGGCTGGGCCCGCACGAGAGCGTGCTGATCGTCGTACGGCTGCCTGAGGGCGCGGTGCACGCCGCTCCGCCGCGGTACGCCAGGCCGCACTTCACCGGGTCGTGGCTCGGGTACACGGCGCTGCTCGTGGGCCTGGGCGTCGGGCCGGCCCTCCTGCTCCCGTGGGCGCGGGCCCGCCGACGTCCCGGCCGGCGGGTCGGCGCGGGGCCGGCGGGGGCCGGGTTCCTGCTGGTCACCGTGGACGTGGCCGACGACGTCCTGGCCCGCGGCGTCTGGGCGGCCTCCGTGGGCGATCTCACCTTGACGGGGCTGGGCCTGCTCGCCGCCGGATCGGCGATGATCTTCCGGTCGGGGCGGCCCGGCGTCACCGAACGTGCGGCATCAGAGGATCAGCGGGCATAG
- the atpE gene encoding ATP synthase F0 subunit C translates to MITAAVEGNLGSIAYGLAAIGPGIGVGIIFGQGVQAIARQPELTNVIRQNMLLGFALTEALALIGFVVPFVHK, encoded by the coding sequence ATGATCACCGCCGCTGTTGAAGGCAACCTCGGCTCCATCGCGTACGGTCTGGCCGCCATCGGCCCCGGCATCGGTGTGGGCATCATCTTCGGCCAGGGCGTGCAGGCCATCGCCCGCCAGCCGGAGCTGACCAACGTCATCCGCCAGAACATGCTGCTGGGCTTCGCGCTCACCGAGGCCCTGGCCCTCATCGGTTTCGTCGTGCCGTTCGTGCACAAGTGA
- a CDS encoding MraY family glycosyltransferase yields MREYLLIILVAAVITYLLVPVVRAFSVRFGAMTAVRDRDVHAIPTPRMGGLAMFFGMVGALVVASGLPVMREVMKTSDVDRGLLLAGGLIVLLGMADDRWELDALTKFAGQVAAAGLFIANGIQLLVIPLPSGQPLVLPPEYGVPLTVFLVVATINAVNFVDGLDGLAAGVVGISAVALFTYASLLSFSLRMTRMTPATLTAAVLIGICAGFLPHNFNPARIFMGDTGSMLIGLLLSGATILLTGTFDSTTIGPAAQIPFILPLVMVPLVVAVPYIDMLLAVWRRTNQGKSPFAPDKLHLHHRLLELGHSHRRAVLVMYFWVGLLASCVVGLAFVRSVALVLFVTALVAVAGVVGLIAEPWRRGRRPRPGTGTITPERPREHV; encoded by the coding sequence GTGCGCGAGTACCTGCTGATCATCCTCGTCGCCGCGGTGATCACCTACCTGCTGGTCCCGGTGGTCCGGGCCTTCTCGGTGCGGTTCGGCGCCATGACCGCGGTGCGCGATCGCGACGTCCACGCCATCCCCACGCCCCGGATGGGCGGGCTGGCCATGTTCTTCGGCATGGTCGGCGCCCTGGTGGTGGCCAGCGGGCTGCCGGTGATGCGCGAGGTCATGAAGACCAGCGACGTCGATCGCGGGCTGCTGCTGGCGGGCGGGCTGATCGTGCTGCTGGGCATGGCCGACGACCGGTGGGAGCTCGACGCCCTCACCAAGTTCGCGGGCCAGGTGGCCGCCGCCGGGCTGTTCATCGCCAACGGCATTCAGCTCCTGGTGATCCCCCTGCCGAGCGGCCAGCCGCTCGTGCTGCCCCCCGAATACGGGGTTCCGCTGACCGTTTTCCTGGTGGTCGCGACGATCAACGCGGTCAACTTCGTGGACGGTCTGGACGGCCTCGCGGCCGGCGTCGTCGGAATCTCCGCCGTCGCGCTTTTCACCTACGCCTCGCTGCTCTCGTTCTCCCTGCGGATGACCCGGATGACGCCGGCCACGCTGACCGCGGCGGTGCTCATCGGAATCTGCGCGGGCTTCCTGCCGCACAATTTCAACCCGGCCCGGATCTTCATGGGGGACACCGGCTCGATGCTGATCGGGCTGCTGCTCAGCGGCGCGACGATCTTGCTCACCGGGACGTTCGACAGCACCACGATCGGCCCCGCGGCCCAGATCCCGTTCATTCTGCCGTTGGTCATGGTGCCGCTGGTGGTGGCGGTTCCCTACATCGACATGCTGTTGGCGGTGTGGAGACGCACCAATCAAGGAAAGTCGCCGTTCGCGCCCGACAAACTCCATCTGCACCATCGGCTGCTCGAACTCGGACATTCCCACCGTCGGGCCGTTCTGGTCATGTATTTCTGGGTAGGGCTGCTCGCGTCCTGCGTGGTCGGATTGGCCTTCGTCCGGTCCGTGGCGCTGGTGCTCTTCGTGACGGCGCTGGTCGCCGTGGCGGGGGTGGTGGGGTTGATCGCCGAGCCCTGGCGACGCGGCCGCCGGCCCCGTCCCGGAACCGGGACGATCACCCCGGAACGGCCTCGCGAGCACGTCTGA
- the atpB gene encoding F0F1 ATP synthase subunit A produces MSAPHILASPGGGEEFKAPGLELFEFAPLWDGAPSWLTKPVLIAALSVVIVCAFFWSAFNNPKLVPRGVQNVGEVGYLFVRDQIARPMIGKDGDRWMPFLVSSFFFILIINWMGVIPVMQLPIASHIAFPIVLAVTVYVMMIFLSIKHQGLVGYFKNMMFPPGLPKPLYVILAPIELLSNIILRPFTHAVRLFANMFAGHLLLAFFATVAYWFLFEKLTGLGAGLGVLGFLMTIVMTGFEIFVQALQAFIFTLLAASYIGGALHPDH; encoded by the coding sequence GTGAGCGCGCCGCACATCCTCGCCTCTCCCGGCGGTGGAGAGGAATTCAAGGCTCCTGGTCTGGAGCTCTTCGAGTTCGCGCCGCTGTGGGACGGTGCCCCGAGCTGGCTGACCAAGCCGGTGCTCATCGCCGCGCTGAGCGTGGTCATCGTGTGCGCCTTCTTCTGGTCGGCCTTCAACAACCCGAAGCTGGTGCCCCGGGGCGTCCAGAACGTCGGAGAGGTCGGCTACCTGTTCGTGCGCGACCAGATCGCGCGGCCGATGATCGGCAAGGACGGCGACCGCTGGATGCCCTTCCTGGTGTCCAGCTTCTTCTTCATCCTGATCATCAACTGGATGGGCGTCATCCCGGTCATGCAGTTGCCGATCGCGTCGCACATCGCGTTCCCGATCGTGCTCGCGGTGACCGTCTACGTGATGATGATCTTCCTGAGCATCAAGCATCAGGGCCTGGTGGGCTACTTCAAGAACATGATGTTCCCGCCGGGGCTGCCCAAGCCGCTGTACGTCATCCTCGCCCCGATCGAGCTGCTGTCGAACATCATTCTCCGGCCGTTCACCCACGCGGTCCGACTGTTCGCCAACATGTTCGCCGGCCACCTCCTGCTGGCCTTCTTCGCCACGGTGGCCTACTGGTTCCTGTTCGAGAAGCTGACCGGGCTCGGCGCCGGCCTCGGGGTGCTCGGATTCCTCATGACGATCGTGATGACCGGGTTCGAGATCTTCGTACAGGCGTTGCAGGCGTTCATCTTCACCCTGCTGGCGGCCTCCTACATCGGCGGCGCGCTGCACCCCGACCACTGA
- a CDS encoding AtpZ/AtpI family protein, with protein MSGEGRRPDRRPDDADQFGGHQGFTNAAWSIPSYILSGMAVYGGAGWLLDRWLGTSALFPIGILVGLGLALYLVFHRYGR; from the coding sequence ATGAGCGGGGAGGGGCGCCGGCCCGACCGCCGGCCCGACGACGCGGATCAATTCGGTGGACACCAGGGCTTCACGAACGCGGCCTGGTCGATTCCGAGCTACATCCTGTCCGGAATGGCGGTCTACGGAGGAGCCGGATGGCTCCTCGACCGGTGGCTGGGCACCTCGGCTCTGTTCCCGATCGGAATCCTGGTCGGCCTCGGTCTCGCGCTCTACCTGGTCTTTCACCGCTACGGCCGCTGA
- a CDS encoding F0F1 ATP synthase subunit delta: MSSAVMGAVARASLAEARERLEAVLPTADRDVLGADLFAVLHLVDREHRLRRAISDPSADPDAKAALVTGLLNGKVSSGALTVVQDVVRLRWTRSPQLSDTLEILAVTAEAARAEAAGVLDDLEDELFRFSRIVEAEPALRAALTDPALPADRKQAVLAALLEGRATPSLQRLIGELVLHSRGRSLEGGLAHVGRLVAQRRERLVALVRSAVDLTEQQRIRLAAVLATAYGHDVHLNIELDPTVLGGISIQIGDEVIDGTIAGRLDEVRRRLAS; this comes from the coding sequence ATGAGCTCCGCCGTGATGGGGGCGGTCGCCCGCGCCTCGCTCGCCGAGGCGCGGGAGCGGCTGGAGGCCGTGCTCCCCACGGCCGACCGGGACGTGCTGGGCGCCGACCTGTTCGCGGTGCTCCACCTGGTGGACCGCGAGCACAGGCTGCGCCGGGCGATCTCCGACCCGTCCGCCGACCCGGACGCCAAGGCGGCGCTGGTCACCGGCCTGCTGAACGGCAAGGTCTCCTCGGGGGCCCTGACGGTCGTGCAGGACGTGGTCCGGCTGCGCTGGACCCGTTCCCCGCAACTGTCGGACACGCTGGAGATCCTCGCGGTGACGGCCGAGGCCGCCCGGGCCGAGGCCGCCGGCGTGCTCGACGACCTGGAGGACGAGCTGTTCCGGTTCTCCCGGATCGTGGAGGCCGAGCCGGCGCTGCGGGCCGCGCTGACCGACCCGGCACTGCCCGCCGACCGCAAGCAGGCCGTGCTCGCGGCCCTGCTGGAGGGGCGGGCGACACCCTCCCTGCAGCGGCTGATCGGCGAGCTGGTGCTCCACTCGCGAGGCCGTAGCCTGGAAGGCGGGCTCGCTCACGTCGGTCGGCTCGTCGCGCAGCGGCGCGAGCGCCTGGTGGCGCTGGTGCGCTCCGCGGTGGACCTGACGGAGCAGCAGCGCATCCGGCTGGCCGCGGTGCTCGCCACGGCCTACGGGCACGACGTACACCTGAACATCGAGCTCGACCCCACCGTCCTGGGCGGTATCTCCATCCAGATCGGGGACGAGGTCATCGACGGCACGATCGCCGGGCGGCTGGACGAGGTCCGGCGCAGACTGGCGTCGTGA
- a CDS encoding F0F1 ATP synthase subunit B gives MFFLAEGGSEHNPLIPEPAELIFGTLSFAIVLLLVGWKLVPQIQKTLAERTDAIEGGLNRAEDAQREAQAKLAEYSAQLQEARTEAARLREKAREEGAQIVAEMREQAQAEARRIVEAAQATIEAERQQALQQLRAEVGTLSVELAGRVVGESLTDQATQSRVVDRFLVELEDRTRAQEPA, from the coding sequence ATGTTCTTCCTGGCTGAAGGGGGCAGCGAGCACAACCCGCTGATCCCGGAGCCGGCCGAGCTGATCTTCGGCACGCTCTCGTTCGCGATCGTGCTGCTCCTGGTGGGCTGGAAGCTCGTTCCGCAGATCCAGAAGACGCTCGCCGAGCGCACCGACGCGATCGAGGGCGGGCTCAACCGGGCCGAGGACGCGCAGCGCGAGGCCCAGGCCAAGCTGGCCGAGTACTCCGCCCAGTTGCAGGAGGCCCGCACCGAGGCCGCACGGCTCCGGGAGAAGGCCCGCGAAGAGGGCGCGCAGATCGTCGCCGAGATGCGCGAGCAGGCGCAGGCCGAGGCCCGGCGCATCGTGGAGGCCGCCCAGGCCACCATCGAGGCCGAGCGTCAGCAGGCCCTGCAGCAGTTGCGGGCCGAGGTCGGCACCCTGTCGGTCGAGCTGGCCGGCCGGGTGGTCGGCGAGTCGCTGACCGACCAGGCCACCCAGAGCCGGGTGGTCGACCGGTTCCTGGTCGAGCTGGAGGACCGCACCCGCGCGCAGGAGCCCGCATGA